Within the Thermoplasmata archaeon genome, the region CAAAGATCGGGTCGAAGCCGAAGCCCCCGGCCCCTCGCTCCCGGTCCGCGATCGTGCCGCGCGTCTCGCCGTGGAACACCTCGTGGTCTCCGCCCTGCCGGAGGAGGAAGACCGTCTGGAACGCCGCGCCGCGGTCGCTCGCGCGGTCCACGAGCCGCAGGATCCCGGCGCACCCCAGGCGCTTGTAGACGTACGCCGAATAGACGCCCGGGAATCCGCCGAGGTGATCGACGAACAAGCCCGAGTCGTCAATGAGGTAGTCCCCGCGGATCTGGTCGTCGAGGACCGTCGCGGCGAACCGCACGACTTTCTCGAGCCGGTCCGTCTGGATCTCCGGGTAGGTGCGGTCCTCGCGGACGATCCGGATGCTCGCCTCCAGGAGCTTCGCGGACACCTCGCGGAACTTCCCCTCGTTCGTCGTGACGAACGCGATCACGTGTACCGCCCACGCGATTCGATCTCCCGGACCTTTCGCACGACGGCCTCGGCGGCCTTCCCCATCGTCTCGCGGTATCCGCGGACCACCTCGCGATAGTAGTCGTCAGCATGGGCGTGGGCGCTCACGAGGGCCTCCCGGAGCAGATGGAGGTCGACGCCGCGCGCCTCCGCGCCGTCGTCCTTTCCGCCGAGGCTGAAGTCGATCATCACGATCCCACCGCCGCGGACGATCATGTTCGACGGCGTCAGGTCGCCGTGGACGATCCCGGCTCGATGGAGGCGCCCCGCGACCCGGCCGATCGCCCGCGCGATTCGCCGCGCCGACGCGCCTCCCCGGTCGAGCGCCTCTTTCGCCGTCGGGCCCTCGATGAACTCCATCACGATCTTGTTCTCGATTGGATCGATGTCGTACAGGATCGGCACGGACACGCCGGCGGCGCGCGCCTCCGCCATGAGGCGCGCCTCCGTCCGGATGCGGGACCGCCGCAGTTCGTCGTCGAGAGCTTCGAGCCGATACCGTTTCGGCGTCCGGTATTTCTCGACCGCCGGCCGTCCGAGGAACTCGGTCCGTCGGAGCTCCGCCTCGGCGCCTCGCTTCAGGAGCACGGCCGCGCGATGCGGGCGCGACGACAAAAACCTTAGGGGCCTCACTCGGGATTCGCGGGACGCCGCAGGAATCCCTGGACCAGGGACGCGGGCGAATCGCTCCGCGCCGGCGAGAAGTCCGGCGGCAGGCACCGCGCGTACCGCGGCTCGAGCAGTCGGCCCTCGAGGAGCACGATCGCCGCGCGGTCCGTCTCGCTCCGGATCGGACGGCCCGCCGCCTGGAGGACCTTGTTCACCGCCGGGAACACGTACGCGTAGTCGTAGCCTTTCGCGAATCCGAACTTGCGCGCATAGTACTCCTTCAGCGCCTCGACCTCCACGTCGGGCGGGCCCAGGGGCAGTCCGACGACCACCACGGCGGCGAGGAGGTTGCCCTCGTAATCGACGCCCTCGCTCAGCGAGCCGCCTTGCACCCCAAGGAGGAGCGCGCCGCCGTCCACGCGGGCGAGCCGCAAATCTTCGAGCGCGCCGTCGCGCTGCGTCTTCGTCCAATCGGGACGCTCGATGAGGAGTCGCTTGTGGAACCGGGCGCCGACGATGCGACGGTGGGCCTCCCCGAGCTGCTCGTACGACGGGAAGAAGGCCGCGACGTTCCCGACGGCGCCGAGCGCGATGGCCCCGATCTCGCGCGCGATGCGGTCGTGCATCCCGTCGCTCCGCCTCGAATACTGTGTCGTGAGATGCGGGTGGACGAGGAGGAGCCGGTTCGATCGGGGGAACGGCGATCCGTACGTCCGGACGACGCGGCGGCGGGCGTCGATCCCGAGGAGGTCCCCGTACATTTCCGCCGGGAACAAGGTGCCGGACATCAGGACGCTCCCATGCACCGCGTCGAACACGCGCTTGCTGAGCAGGCTGGGGTCCATCAGGCGAATCGAGAACTTCCCCTCAGGGCCCGGGACGACGAGTCGGAGGATGCCGTCGTCGTGGTCCCGCCAGCGGACGAAGAACTCGGCGAGCGTTGGGAGGCTCGAAGGCACGCCGCGTCGGGAGGCCTCTTCGACCGCGAAGGCGAGGGTCTCGACGAAGTCCGTATAGCCGAACGTGCGGTTGAGCGCTTTCGCGAGACCCGACTCCACCGCGTCGATGAACTCCTCCTTTCGGGCGACCCGCTCCGAGCGGAGGGCCAGGAGGAACCGCTCGATCGACTTCGCGACGCCGACGAGCTGATGCGCGACCTCGCCGTCGATCGACCGCGCCTCCTTCGCGCCTTTGAGCACGTCCTGCACGGACAGGTCGCCGCCGAGGTGCGCGCGGATCCGGTCCGGGAGGTTGTGCGCTTCGTCGACCACGATCACGAGTTCGTCTAAGGACCGTCCGAGCCGCGGCAGGAACCGCTCGAGGATCTCGCTGAACACGTAATTGTAGTCGCACACCACCAGGTTCGCCCGCGCGGCCGCGTCCATCGCGACCTTGTGTGGGCACACCCGGCACGCGCCGCTCGCCCGGACGAGCTCTTGCACATGCAGGGTGCGCTGCAAGACCGCCGCGACGACGGCGGTGTTGTCGCGCGTGAAGAACGCGCATGACCTCGATTTCACCTTGAGATCGCAGAACTCGTGGAACGCGCGACCGAACGACGGCGCGCCCTCCTGCAGGCACATCGACTGCTTCGCGATCAGGTCGACCGTCGCGATGCGAGGCCCTTTCGCCTCGATCCGCCGCACCGTCTCGATCGCGATGCGGTGCTGGCTCTGCCGCGACGTCAGGAAGAGCACGAGCTTGCCCGCACGCATCGCGTATTCGAGGGACGCGACGAGAGCGACCGCGGTCTT harbors:
- a CDS encoding XTP/dITP diphosphatase — its product is MIAFVTTNEGKFREVSAKLLEASIRIVREDRTYPEIQTDRLEKVVRFAATVLDDQIRGDYLIDDSGLFVDHLGGFPGVYSAYVYKRLGCAGILRLVDRASDRGAAFQTVFLLRQGGDHEVFHGETRGTIADRERGAGGFGFDPIFVPDGASKTFGEMSLVEKNAVSHRARAADALVTHLRGRKEP
- a CDS encoding ATP-dependent DNA helicase — protein: MEAMVDPESVAPSPASMPWPFDRVRDGQSAFLADARRTIADGAHLLAHAPTGIGKTAVALVASLEYAMRAGKLVLFLTSRQSQHRIAIETVRRIEAKGPRIATVDLIAKQSMCLQEGAPSFGRAFHEFCDLKVKSRSCAFFTRDNTAVVAAVLQRTLHVQELVRASGACRVCPHKVAMDAAARANLVVCDYNYVFSEILERFLPRLGRSLDELVIVVDEAHNLPDRIRAHLGGDLSVQDVLKGAKEARSIDGEVAHQLVGVAKSIERFLLALRSERVARKEEFIDAVESGLAKALNRTFGYTDFVETLAFAVEEASRRGVPSSLPTLAEFFVRWRDHDDGILRLVVPGPEGKFSIRLMDPSLLSKRVFDAVHGSVLMSGTLFPAEMYGDLLGIDARRRVVRTYGSPFPRSNRLLLVHPHLTTQYSRRSDGMHDRIAREIGAIALGAVGNVAAFFPSYEQLGEAHRRIVGARFHKRLLIERPDWTKTQRDGALEDLRLARVDGGALLLGVQGGSLSEGVDYEGNLLAAVVVVGLPLGPPDVEVEALKEYYARKFGFAKGYDYAYVFPAVNKVLQAAGRPIRSETDRAAIVLLEGRLLEPRYARCLPPDFSPARSDSPASLVQGFLRRPANPE
- a CDS encoding KEOPS complex kinase/ATPase Bud32 — its product is MLLKRGAEAELRRTEFLGRPAVEKYRTPKRYRLEALDDELRRSRIRTEARLMAEARAAGVSVPILYDIDPIENKIVMEFIEGPTAKEALDRGGASARRIARAIGRVAGRLHRAGIVHGDLTPSNMIVRGGGIVMIDFSLGGKDDGAEARGVDLHLLREALVSAHAHADDYYREVVRGYRETMGKAAEAVVRKVREIESRGRYT